One window of the Eucalyptus grandis isolate ANBG69807.140 chromosome 6, ASM1654582v1, whole genome shotgun sequence genome contains the following:
- the LOC104450539 gene encoding 1-aminocyclopropane-1-carboxylate oxidase 5: protein MAIPVIDFSKLSGEERAKTMAQIANGCEEWGFFQLENHGIPEELLERVKRVCNEFYKLEREENFKKSTPVKLLNESDGGKIENVDWEDVITLLDDNEWPSNTPDFKETMAEYRAEVKKLAEKVMEVMDENLGLPKGYIKSAFNSSNKDDGDNSKAFFGTKVSHYPPCPQPERVNALRAHTDAGGVVLLFQDDVVGGLQILKGSEWVDVQPLPNTIVINTGDQIEVLSNGKYKSVWHRVLATPDGNRRSIASFYNPSLAATIAPAPQLVEQAGAYPKFVFGDYMSVYAEQKFRPKEPRFQAVKSM from the exons ATGGCGATTCCGGTGATTGATTTCTCGAAGCTCAGCGGCGAGGAGAGGGCCAAGACAATGGCTCAGATTGCCAATGGCTGTGAGGAATGGGGTTTCTTCCAG CTGGAGAACCATGGGATACCAGAGGAGCTGCTGGAGAGAGTGAAGAGAGTGTGTAATGAGTTCTACAAGTTGGAGAGGGAAGAGAACTTCAAAAAGTCAACCCCTGTGAAGCTGTTGAACGAGAGTGACGGTGGAAAAATAGAGAACGTGGACTGGGAGGATGTTATCACTCTCCTTGATGACAATGAATGGCCTTCCAACACTCCCGATTTCAA GGAAACCATGGCTGAATACCGCGCAGAAGTGAAGAAGCTCGCAGAGAAGGTCATGGAAGTCATGGATGAGAACTTGGGCTTGCCAAAGGGCTATATCAAAAGCGCCTTCAACAGCAGCAACAAGGATGACGGCGACAACAGCAAGGCCTTCTTCGGGACTAAAGTGAGCCACTACCCACCCTGCCCGCAACCCGAGCGGGTCAACGCCCTCCGGGCCCACACCGATGCAGGCGGCGTGGTCCTACTCTTCCAGGACGATGTCGTCGGGGGCCTCCAGATACTCAAGGGCAGTGAGTGGGTCGATGTGCAGCCGCTCCCCAACACCATCGTTATCAACACGGGGGACCAGATCGAGGTCCTTAGCAACGGCAAGTACAAGAGTGTTTGGCACCGCGTCCTCGCCACCCCGGATGGCAACCGGCGCTCCATCGCCTCGTTCTACAACCCATCCCTCGCTGCCACCATTGCCCCCGCACCGCAGCTGGTGGAGCAAGCTGGTGCTTACCCCAAGTTTGTGTTTGGGGACTACATGTCGGTCTACGCGGAGCAGAAGTTCCGCCCCAAAGAGCCCAGGTTCCAAGCTGTGAAGTCCATGTAA
- the LOC104450540 gene encoding NAD kinase 2, chloroplastic isoform X1, with amino-acid sequence MARCPHACHLAAAAAAGAPPSPLQLLHLCPPQLKLSPCRAALGNRSSGMLGGGFSPPLPPPRGKAGLRRRFGFCVCAEIRSAFSPGVGFDSQKIGYSPDSSQLAWVGPVPGDIAEIEAYCRIFRAAEGLHAALMDTLCNPLTGECVVPYDFAVEEKPLLEDKIVSVLGCVLSLLNKGREDVLSGRSSIMNSFQDVSTMEDDQLPPLAMFRSEMKRCCESLHVALEKFVTPDDDRSLDVWRKLQRLKNVCYDSGFPRGDGDPSHLLFANWNPVYLSPSREDLDSEVAFWKGGQVTDEGLKWLIENGFKTIVDLRAETIKDNLYQLALDEAISSGNIELIKIPVEVGTAPTMDQVEKFASVLSDCSKRPIYLHSKEGARRTSAMISRWRQYMSRFEANSASAKDVAAEATNGSADYHESLVGEEGIFVGNEDKSLRKSLEMAYSSNGASHGKLPPNGDSSKEDINGTYGPLCSSDTVKSLDTDIKRAESSNNSFININPLKSQFPPSNIFSKPEMSRFLNSKRISPPTYFINQPKKLITTPALSEALDQRAQKDQYARGSPVSSFANSGSPNGSLNGKSPSQKPQKAPAYDRMSAIDDDLDSTGPSFVYTTVRVKNNVDENLMTETIVKDRKRTAESSSVNGDNGTEVEGNMCASATGVVRVQSRKKAEMFLVRTDGFSCAREKVTESSLAFTHPSTQQQMLMWKTNPKTVLLLKKLGPELMEEAQEVASFLYYQEKMNVLVEPDVHDVFARIPGFGFVQTFYSQDTSDLHERVDFVACLGGDGVILHASNLFRDAVPPVVSFNLGSLGFLTSHKFDDYRQDMRQLIHGNNTVDGVYITLRMRLRCEIFRNGKAMPGKVFDVLNEVVVDRGSNPYLSKIECYEHDRLITKVQGDGVIVATPTGSTAYSTAAGGSMVHPSVPCMLFTPICPHSLSFRPVILPDSARLELKIPEDARSNAWVSFDGKRRQQLSRGDSVRISMSQHPLPTVNKCDQTGDWFRSLIRCLNWNERLDQKAL; translated from the exons ATGGCGCGTTGCCCCCACGCGTGCCACCTGGcggccgccgctgccgccggaGCTCCCCCCTCGCCCCTCCAGCTGCTCCACCTCTGCCCCCCGCAGCTGAAGCTGAGCCCCTGCCGGGCGGCGCTGGGCAATCGGAGCTCCGGGATGTTGGGGGGCGGGTtctcgccgccgctgccgccgccgcggGGGAAGGCCGGGCTCCGGCGGCGTTTCGGGTTCTGCGTCTGCGCCGAGATTCGGAGCGCCTTCTCGCCCGGTGTGGGGTTCGACTCGCAG AAAATTGGCTACTCTCCGGACTCGTCGCAGTTGGCATGGGTAGGTCCTGTTCCTGGGGATATTGCAGAAATCGAAGCGTACTGCAGAATCTTCAGAGCTGCCGAGGGCCTCCATGCTGCGCTGATGGACACGCTGTGCAATCCATTGACCGGAGAATGTGTTGTTCCTTATGATTTCGCGGTGGAGGAAAAACCGCTTTTGGAAGATAAAATTGTCTCTGTCCTAGGTTGTGTGTTATCTCTCTTGAACAAGGGGAGAGAGGATGTTCTTTCCGGAAGGTCTTCGATCATGAACTCATTTCAGGATGTAAGCACGATGGAGGATGATCAGCTTCCTCCCCTCGCCATGTTCAGAAGTGAGATGAAGCGATGTTGCGAGAGTCTCCATGTTGCTCTTGAAAAGTTCGTGACACCGGATGATGACAGAAGCCTGGATGTCTGGAGGAAATTACAAAGGCTGAAAAATGTCTGTTACGACTCGGGCTTTCCTCGTGGGGATGGTGATCCTTCTCATCTGCTGTTTGCTAACTGGAATCCTGTTTATCTGTCCCCTTCCAGAGAGGACCTAGATTCTGAGGTTGCATTTTGGAAGGGTGGTCAGGTGACTGATGAGGGTCTAAAATGGTTAATTGAGAATGGATTCAAAACTATTGTTGATCTAAGGGCAGAGACGATAAAGGATAACCTTTATCAATTGGCCTTAGATGAGGCTATTTCATCTGGGAACATCGAACTGATCAAAATTCCAGTTGAAGTAGGGACTGCACCTACGATGGATCAGGTGGAAAAATTTGCATCGGTGCTATCAGATTGCAGCAAAAGGCCTATTTATCTCCACAGTAAAGAAGGGGCTCGGAGAACTTCTGCTATGATTTCTAGATGGAGACAGTACATGAGCCGATTTGAGGCCAATTCCGCCTCTGCTAAGGATGTGGCTGCAGAAGCAACGAACGGCAGTGCAGATTATCATGAATCTCTCGTGGGTGAAGAGGGAATATTCGTTGGAAATGAAGATAAATCATTGAGGAAAAGCTTGGAAATGGCGTACAGTTCCAATGGAGCTTCTCATGGGAAACTCCCTCCAAATGGGGATAGTAGCAAAGAGGACATCAATGGGACATATGGTCCTCTCTGTTCTAGCGACACTGTGAAATCATTAGACACAGACATTAAACGGGCAGAATCTTCTAACAACTCATTCATTAACATCAATCCTCTTAAGTCTCAATTCCCTCCTTCCAACATATTCTCTAAACCGGAGATGTCGAGGTTCCTCAATAGCAAAAGGATCTCACCTCCTACTTATTTCATTAATCAGCCGAAGAAGCTGATAACAACCCCAGCTTTGAGTGAAGCACTTGATCAGAGAGCCCAGAAAGACCAATATGCTAGGGGAAGTCCAGTGTCGAGTTTTGCAAATTCAGGAAGTCCCAATGGTTCCCTTAATGGCAAGAGCCCCTCCCAAAAGCCCCAGAAAGCACCGGCTTATGACAGGATGAGTGCCATAGACGATGATTTAGATTCTACTGGCCCGTCTTTTGTGTATACCACTGTTCGTGTGAAAAATAATGTAGACGAGAATCTTATGACTGAAACTATTGTGAAGGATCGCAAAAGAACTGCTGAATCATCCTCAGTTAATGGCGATAATGGCACGGAAGTTGAGGGAAACATGTGTGCTTCGGCCACTGGTGTTGTACGGGTGCAGTCAAGAAAGAAAGCGGAGATGTTTTTAGTTCGTACAGATGGTTTCTCTTGTGCCAGAGAGAAAGTTACTGAATCTTCGTTGGCATTTACTCACCCTAGTACGCAGCAACAGATGCTCATGTGGAAAACTAACCCAAAAACTGTTCTGTTACTGAAAAAGCTGGGTCCAGAGCTCATGGAAGAAGctcaagag GTCGCATCCTTCTTGTATTACCAAGAGAAGATGAATGTCCTCGTTGAACCTGATGTGCACGACGTATTTGCTAGAATCCCGGGTTTTGGGTTTGTTCAGACATTTTATAGTCAAGATACCAG TGATCTGCATGAGAGGGTTGATTTTGTGGCTTGCTTGGGAGGAGATGGAGTAATATTACATGCATCAAACTTATTCAGGGATGCTGTCCCCCCTGTCGTATCCTTCAATCTTGGGTCTCTTGGATTTCTCACATCCCACAAG TTTGATGATTATAGACAGGATATGAGGCAGCTCATACATGGGAATAATACAGTTGATGGTGTTTATATAACTCTTAGAATGCGTCTGCGCTGTGAAATCTTCCGAAACGGGAAAGCCATGCCTGGCAAAGTATTTGATGTTCTAAATGAGGTTGTTGTTGATCGGGGTTCTAATCCATACCTTTCAAAGATAGAATGTTATGAACATGATCGGCTTATTACAAAG GTGCAAGGAGATGGTGTCATTGTAGCCACACCCACAGGAAGTACAGCTTATTCAACTGCTGCAGGAGGTTCTATG GTGCATCCAAGTGTTCCTTGCATGTTGTTTACTCCAATCTGCCCACACTCTCTTTCTTTCAGGCCTGTCATACTTCCTGACTCTGCTAGGCTTGAGTTAAAG ATTCCTGAAGATGCGCGAAGCAATGCATGGGTTTCTTTTGATGGGAAGAGAAGGCAGCAACTCTCGAGAGGAGACTCCGTTCGAATATCTATGAGCCAGCATCCACTCCCGACGGTCAACAAGTGCGACCAGACCGGCGACTGGTTCCGTAGCTTAATAAGATGCTTGAATTGGAATGAGAGGCTTGATCAGAAAGCTCTATGA
- the LOC104450540 gene encoding NAD kinase 2, chloroplastic isoform X2, producing the protein MARCPHACHLAAAAAAGAPPSPLQLLHLCPPQLKLSPCRAALGNRSSGMLGGGFSPPLPPPRGKAGLRRRFGFCVCAEIRSAFSPGVGFDSQKIGYSPDSSQLAWVGPVPGDIAEIEAYCRIFRAAEGLHAALMDTLCNPLTGECVVPYDFAVEEKPLLEDKIVSVLGCVLSLLNKGREDVLSGRSSIMNSFQDVSTMEDDQLPPLAMFRSEMKRCCESLHVALEKFVTPDDDRSLDVWRKLQRLKNVCYDSGFPRGDGDPSHLLFANWNPVYLSPSREDLDSEVAFWKGGQVTDEGLKWLIENGFKTIVDLRAETIKDNLYQLALDEAISSGNIELIKIPVEVGTAPTMDQVEKFASVLSDCSKRPIYLHSKEGARRTSAMISRWRQYMSRFEANSASAKDVAAEATNGSADYHESLVGEEGIFVGNEDKSLRKSLEMAYSSNGASHGKLPPNGDSSKEDINGTYGPLCSSDTVKSLDTDIKRAESSNNSFININPLKSQFPPSNIFSKPEMSRFLNSKRISPPTYFINQPKKLITTPALSEALDQRAQKDQYARGSPVSSFANSGSPNGSLNGKSPSQKPQKAPAYDRMSAIDDDLDSTGPSFVYTTVRVKNNVDENLMTETIVKDRKRTAESSSVNGDNGTEVEGNMCASATGVVRVQSRKKAEMFLVRTDGFSCAREKVTESSLAFTHPSTQQQMLMWKTNPKTVLLLKKLGPELMEEAQEVASFLYYQEKMNVLVEPDVHDVFARIPGFGFVQTFYSQDTSDLHERVDFVACLGGDGVILHASNLFRDAVPPVVSFNLGSLGFLTSHKFDDYRQDMRQLIHGNNTVDGVYITLRMRLRCEIFRNGKAMPGKVFDVLNEVVVDRGSNPYLSKIECYEHDRLITKVQGDGVIVATPTGSTAYSTAAGGSMVHPSVPCMLFTPICPHSLSFRPVILPDSARLELKIPEDARSNAWVSFDGKRRQQLSRGDSVRISMSQHPLPTVNKCDQTGDWFRSLIRCLNWNERLDQKAL; encoded by the exons ATGGCGCGTTGCCCCCACGCGTGCCACCTGGcggccgccgctgccgccggaGCTCCCCCCTCGCCCCTCCAGCTGCTCCACCTCTGCCCCCCGCAGCTGAAGCTGAGCCCCTGCCGGGCGGCGCTGGGCAATCGGAGCTCCGGGATGTTGGGGGGCGGGTtctcgccgccgctgccgccgccgcggGGGAAGGCCGGGCTCCGGCGGCGTTTCGGGTTCTGCGTCTGCGCCGAGATTCGGAGCGCCTTCTCGCCCGGTGTGGGGTTCGACTCGCAG AAAATTGGCTACTCTCCGGACTCGTCGCAGTTGGCATGGGTAGGTCCTGTTCCTGGGGATATTGCAGAAATCGAAGCGTACTGCAGAATCTTCAGAGCTGCCGAGGGCCTCCATGCTGCGCTGATGGACACGCTGTGCAATCCATTGACCGGAGAATGTGTTGTTCCTTATGATTTCGCGGTGGAGGAAAAACCGCTTTTGGAAGATAAAATTGTCTCTGTCCTAGGTTGTGTGTTATCTCTCTTGAACAAGGGGAGAGAGGATGTTCTTTCCGGAAGGTCTTCGATCATGAACTCATTTCAGGATGTAAGCACGATGGAGGATGATCAGCTTCCTCCCCTCGCCATGTTCAGAAGTGAGATGAAGCGATGTTGCGAGAGTCTCCATGTTGCTCTTGAAAAGTTCGTGACACCGGATGATGACAGAAGCCTGGATGTCTGGAGGAAATTACAAAGGCTGAAAAATGTCTGTTACGACTCGGGCTTTCCTCGTGGGGATGGTGATCCTTCTCATCTGCTGTTTGCTAACTGGAATCCTGTTTATCTGTCCCCTTCCAGAGAGGACCTAGATTCTGAGGTTGCATTTTGGAAGGGTGGTCAGGTGACTGATGAGGGTCTAAAATGGTTAATTGAGAATGGATTCAAAACTATTGTTGATCTAAGGGCAGAGACGATAAAGGATAACCTTTATCAATTGGCCTTAGATGAGGCTATTTCATCTGGGAACATCGAACTGATCAAAATTCCAGTTGAAGTAGGGACTGCACCTACGATGGATCAGGTGGAAAAATTTGCATCGGTGCTATCAGATTGCAGCAAAAGGCCTATTTATCTCCACAGTAAAGAAGGGGCTCGGAGAACTTCTGCTATGATTTCTAGATGGAGACAGTACATGAGCCGATTTGAGGCCAATTCCGCCTCTGCTAAGGATGTGGCTGCAGAAGCAACGAACGGCAGTGCAGATTATCATGAATCTCTCGTGGGTGAAGAGGGAATATTCGTTGGAAATGAAGATAAATCATTGAGGAAAAGCTTGGAAATGGCGTACAGTTCCAATGGAGCTTCTCATGGGAAACTCCCTCCAAATGGGGATAGTAGCAAAGAGGACATCAATGGGACATATGGTCCTCTCTGTTCTAGCGACACTGTGAAATCATTAGACACAGACATTAAACGGGCAGAATCTTCTAACAACTCATTCATTAACATCAATCCTCTTAAGTCTCAATTCCCTCCTTCCAACATATTCTCTAAACCGGAGATGTCGAGGTTCCTCAATAGCAAAAGGATCTCACCTCCTACTTATTTCATTAATCAGCCGAAGAAGCTGATAACAACCCCAGCTTTGAGTGAAGCACTTGATCAGAGAGCCCAGAAAGACCAATATGCTAGGGGAAGTCCAGTGTCGAGTTTTGCAAATTCAGGAAGTCCCAATGGTTCCCTTAATGGCAAGAGCCCCTCCCAAAAGCCCCAGAAAGCACCGGCTTATGACAGGATGAGTGCCATAGACGATGATTTAGATTCTACTGGCCCGTCTTTTGTGTATACCACTGTTCGTGTGAAAAATAATGTAGACGAGAATCTTATGACTGAAACTATTGTGAAGGATCGCAAAAGAACTGCTGAATCATCCTCAGTTAATGGCGATAATGGCACGGAAGTTGAGGGAAACATGTGTGCTTCGGCCACTGGTGTTGTACGGGTGCAGTCAAGAAAGAAAGCGGAGATGTTTTTAGTTCGTACAGATGGTTTCTCTTGTGCCAGAGAGAAAGTTACTGAATCTTCGTTGGCATTTACTCACCCTAGTACGCAGCAACAGATGCTCATGTGGAAAACTAACCCAAAAACTGTTCTGTTACTGAAAAAGCTGGGTCCAGAGCTCATGGAAGAAGctcaagag GTCGCATCCTTCTTGTATTACCAAGAGAAGATGAATGTCCTCGTTGAACCTGATGTGCACGACGTATTTGCTAGAATCCCGGGTTTTGGGTTTGTTCAGACATTTTATAGTCAAGATACCAG TGATCTGCATGAGAGGGTTGATTTTGTGGCTTGCTTGGGAGGAGATGGAGTAATATTACATGCATCAAACTTATTCAGGGATGCTGTCCCCCCTGTCGTATCCTTCAATCTTGGGTCTCTTGGATTTCTCACATCCCACAAG TTTGATGATTATAGACAGGATATGAGGCAGCTCATACATGGGAATAATACAGTTGATGGTGTTTATATAACTCTTAGAATGCGTCTGCGCTGTGAAATCTTCCGAAACGGGAAAGCCATGCCTGGCAAAGTATTTGATGTTCTAAATGAGGTTGTTGTTGATCGGGGTTCTAATCCATACCTTTCAAAGATAGAATGTTATGAACATGATCGGCTTATTACAAAG GTGCAAGGAGATGGTGTCATTGTAGCCACACCCACAGGAAGTACAGCTTATTCAACTGCTGCAGGAGGTTCTATG GTGCATCCAAGTGTTCCTTGCATGTTGTTTACTCCAATCTGCCCACACTCTCTTTCTTTCAGGCCTGTCATACTTCCTGACTCTGCTAGGCTTGAGTTAAAG ATTCCTGAAGATGCGCGAAGCAATGCATGGGTTTCTTTTGATGGGAAGAGAAGGCAGCAACTCTCGAGAGGAGACTCCGTTCGAATATCTATGAGCCAGCATCCACTCCCGACGGTCAACAAGTGCGACCAGACCGGCGACTGGTTCCGTAGCTTAATAAGATGCTTGAATTGGAATGAGAGGCTTGATCAGAAAGCT CTATGA
- the LOC104450538 gene encoding 1-aminocyclopropane-1-carboxylate oxidase 5: protein MAIPVIDFSKLSGEERAKTMAQIANGCEEWGFFQLVNHGIPEELLERVKRVCNEFYKLEREENFKKSTPVKLLNESDGGKIESVDWEDVITLLDDNEWPSNTPGFKETMAEYRAEVEKLAEKVMEVMDENLCLPKGYIKNAFNSGGNEDNNNKAFFGTKVSHYPPCPQPELVNGLRAHTDAGGVILLFQDDAVGGLQILKGGEWIDVQPLPNAIVINTGDQIEVLSNGKYKSVWHRVLAFPDGNRRSIASFYNPSLTATIAPAPQLVEQAQAYPKFVFGDYMSVYAEQKFLPKEPRFEAVNAM, encoded by the exons ATGGCAATTCCGGTGATCGATTTCTCGAAGCTCAGCGGCGAGGAGAGGGCCAAGACGATGGCTCAGATTGCCAATGGCTGTGAGGAATGGGGTTTCTTCCAG CTGGTGAACCATGGGATACCAGAGGAGCTGCTGGAGAGAGTGAAGAGAGTGTGTAATGAGTTCTACAAGTTGGAGAGGGAAGAGAACTTCAAAAAGTCAACCCCCGTGAAGCTGTTGAACGAGAGTGACGGTGGAAAAATAGAGAGCGTGGACTGGGAGGATGTTATCACTCTCCTTGATGACAATGAATGGCCTTCCAACACTCCCGGTTTCAA GGAAACCATGGCGGAGTACCGCGCAGAAGTGGAGAAGCTCGCCGAGAAGGTCATGGAAGTCATGGACGAGAATTTGTGCTTGCCAAAGGGCTATATCAAAAACGCCTTCAACAGCGGCGGCAACGAGGACAACAACAATAAGGCCTTCTTCGGGACTAAAGTGAGCCACTACCCGCCCTGCCCGCAACCTGAGCTGGTCAACGGCCTCCGAGCCCACACCGATGCGGGCGGCGTGATCCTTCTCTTCCAGGATGACGCCGTTGGGGGCCTCCAGATACTCAAGGGAGGTGAGTGGATCGATGTGCAGCCGCTCCCCAATGCCATCGTCATCAACACGGGGGACCAGATCGAGGTCCTGAGCAACGGCAAGTACAAGAGCGTCTGGCACCGTGTCCTTGCCTTCCCAGATGGCAACCGGCGCTCCATCGCCTCATTCTACAACCCATCCCTCACTGCCACCATCGCCCCCGCGCCACAGCTGGTGGAGCAGGCTCAGGCTTACCCTAAGTTTGTGTTTGGGGATTACATGTCGGTCTATGCTGAGCAGAAGTTCCTCCCCAAAGAGCCTAGGTTCGAAGCTGTGAACGCCATGTAA